ATACGAGATACTGGGATGCCGGATGATAGCCGACAGCGGTACCTTCAGTGATGGTGAACAGCAGCTACTTCCCGTGCTTAGTAATAAAGAGCATCTGGTAGAAACGCTTCCGATGCCTGTCCGTGGAGAAGAAACACGTACTTTCTCTCTCGACAGCCTGTTCAATCATCATAGTAAGACGGCAACCGACCGTAAACTAACCGTTGAATTTACCGGAAATCCTGCCTGGTATGCTATTCAGGCATTGCCTTCATTGAGCCTTCCGGGAAATAATAATGCCATTTCGTGGGCTACCGCTTACTACGCAAATACACTGGCTTCCTACATCATGAACAGCCAGCCACGTATTAAAGCTGTATTCGATAGCTGGAAGCTACAGGGTGGAACCAAAGAAACCTTCCTGAGCAACCTGCAAAAGAATCAGGAAGTGAAGAATATCCTGTTATCCGAATCTCCGTGGGTACTCGAAGCGCAAACGGAAGAACAGCAGAAAGAACGTATCGCCACTCTGTTCGATCTGAACAATATCCGTAGTAACAACATTGCCGCATTGACAAGATTACAGGAGTTGCAGAATTCAAGCGGAGCATGGTCGTGGTATAAAGGTATGACCGGTAGCCGTTACGTCACTACCTACATTGCCGAATTGAATGCCCGCCTGGCTATGATGACAGGTGAGCAACCAAGCGGCACGGCGCTTGCCTTGCAGAAGAATGCCTTTACCTATCTCCATCAGGAAGCTCTGAAGGAATATAGAGAAATTCTCAAAGCACAGAAAGACGGGGTGAAGTTTACAGGTGTTTCCGGAAGTATCCTGCAATATCTGTATCTGATCGCTCTGTCCGGCGAACAAGTTCCGGCTTCCAATAAAGCCGCCTATACTTATTATCTGTCCAAGATAGGCGAAATGCTTCCGACCGCTTCGATGGATACGAAAGCGATTGCCGCTATCATTCTGGATAAGGCCGGACGGAAGAAAGAAGCTCAGGAGTTCATCGCTTCACTGAAAGAACATCTGACGAAGACGGACGAACAGGGAATGTTCTTTGCCTTCAATGAAAATCCCTATTCCTGGGGCGGAATGAAAATGCAGGCTCATGTAGACGTGATGGAAGCACTGGAACTGACAGGCGGAAATAACGATACCGTAGAAGAAATGAAACTCTGGCTGCTCAAACAGAAGCAGACCCAACAGTGGAATTCTCCGGTAGCTACTGCCGATGCCGTCTATGCCTTACTGATGAAAGGCGTAAACCTGCTCGACAATCAGGGAGACGTGCGTATTGTCATTGCCAATGAGGTGCTGGAGACTGTCTCTCCAAGCAAGACTACCGTACCGGGACTGGGCTATATCAAACGCTCGTTTACACAGAAGAATGTAGTGGACGCCCGTAAGATAGAAGTCGAAAAGAGAAATCCGGGCATTGCGTGGGGAGCCGTTTATGCGGAATATGAATCACCCATCAAGGATGTGAGACAACAGGGAGGAGAACTGAATGTGCAAAAGCAACTGTATGTGGAACGTATGGTGAACAATGCTCCTCAACTACAGCCTATTACAGAAAAGACCGTTCTTCAGGTAGGCGATAAAGTAGTTTCCCGTTTGAGTATTCGTGCAGACCGTGCGATGGACTTCGTACAGTTGAAAGATCAGCGGGGCGCCTGCTTCGAACCGATCGGCAGCGTATCCGGTTACAACTGGAGTAATGGAATCGGCTATTACGTAGACATCAAGGATGCTTCCACCAATTTCTTCTTTGACCATTTAGGAAAAGGAGTGTATGTGTTGGAGCATAGCTATCGTATCAGCAGAGTAGGAACCTATGAGACAGGTTTGGCAACCATGCAATGCGCCTATGCGCCGGAATACGCTTCACACTCGGCTTCGATGACAATTATTATTAAATAACGCACAGAGAAGATTTCTTCTCCACCGGTGAGCAGGGCACTCGCCACCGATAAGGAAGGTGTTCCCCACCGATGAAGGTTACCTTCATCGGTGGGGAACTTTTTGTTGATGAATACTGCGTTGCAGGAGTTGTCACAGGGTAAAGTATTTTCTCAAACGGTGTTAATCTATGTAATCTGTGATGAAAAACTCATCTAAAACTCCTACATTTGTGGACCAAAATAAAATATATCACATGAAACGTACTTTACTATTGATATTTACTCTGCTTACTGTCACTTTGGCGGCTGTTGCCCAACCCCGTATTTCCTCTAACAAGGAGACGCACAACTTTGGACAAATAGAATGGAAAAAGCCGGTAACAGTAGAATATACCATCACCAATACCGGAAACGAGCCGTTGGTGCTGACCAATGTCACGACTTCCTGTGCCTGTGCCGTAGCCGACTGGACAAAGGAACCCATTGCTCCGGGTGCCAAAGGAACTGTGAAAGCCTCTTTTGACGCGAAAGCGCTGGGACGTTTTGACAAGTCGATAGGCATATACAGCAATGCCACTCCGAATCTGGTTTATCTGAAATTCACCGGTGAGGTAGTGCAGGAAATCAAAGATTATTCAAAACTTCTTCCGTACGCCATCGGCAATATCCGCATTGACCGTGACGAGTTCTCCTTCCCCGATGTCTATCGCGGACAGCAACCGTCTATGACGTTCAGTATTGCCAACCTTTCCGACCGCCCGTACGAACCGGTGTTGATGCACCTGCCTCCTTATCTGAAGATGGAAGCGGAACCTAAAGTACTGCTGAAAGGTAAAAAAGGAACGATCAAGCTGACACTGGATGCCAGCCAGCTACAGGACTTCGGACTGACACAGACCTCTGTCTACCTGTCCCGTTTCTCCGGTGATAAAGTGAGTGAAGACAATGAGATACCCGTTTCGGCCATTCTTCTTCCCGATTTCTCGCGTATGACGGAGAAAGATTCTTTGAATGCTCCTTCCATCCACATCTCGGAGACGAATATTGACCTGAGTATTCCGTTGATCAAGAAGAATAAAGTCAGCCATGATATATTGATCGCTAATGCGGGAAAGACCCCGTTAGTCATCAGCAAGCTACAGGTATTCAACTCTTCTGTAGGAGTAAGACTGAAAAAGACGGTCATTCCGCCGGACGGAATGACTAAGTTGAAAGTGACGATCCACAAGCGGGATGTAGGTAATAAGAAACATCATTTACGTATCTTGATGATTACAAACGACCCGTTGCGTCCGAAAGTTGAAATAAATATCAAACGCTAACTCTTATTGCCATGGAACATCCTGAAAATAACGAAGAATATAAAGGACTCGTTGTCAATAAAGGCATCGAACAGCCCTCATCCGTGAATCCTTATTTGAAACGTAAGCCCAAAAAGCGTCAGCTTTCGGTAGCGGAATTTGTAGAAGGTATTGTGAAAGGCGATGTCACTATTCTCAGTCAGGCTGTGACACTGGTAGAGAGCGTGAAGCCCGAACATCAGGCTGTCGCCCAGGAAGTGATCGAGAAATGTCTGCCTTATTCCGGCAATTCCATCCGTGTAGGTATCAGTGGAGTGCCCGGTGCGGGAAAGAGTACCTCGATTGACGTATTCGGTCTGCATGTGCTCGAAAAAGGCGGTAAGTTGGCGGTGCTGGCTATCGACCCGAGCAGTGAGCGTAGTAAAGGCAGTATCCTGGGAGACAAGACACGTATGGAACAACTTTCCGTACATCCCCAATCGTTTATCCGCCCCAGCCCCTCAGCTGGTTCGTTGGGAGGAGTTGCCCGGAAGACCCGTGAAACGATTGTGCTTTGTGAGGCTGCCGGATTCGATAAAATCTTTGTGGAAACCGTCGGAGTGGGACAGAGCGAAACGGCTGTTCATTCTATGGTGGATTTCTTCCTGCTGATTCAGTTGGCAGGTACGGGAGATGAATTGCAAGGCATCAAACGAGGAATCATGGAGATGGCGGACGGTATTGTCATCAACAAAGCCGACGGAGATAATCTGGAACCTGCCAAGTTGGCTGCCAGTCAGTTCCGTAATGCGCTGCATCTGTTTCCGGCTCCCGAATCGGGATGGATTCCGAAGGTGCTGACTTACTCCGGTTTTTATAATATCGGCGTGAAGGAAATCTGGGACATGGTGTATGAATATATCGACTTCGTGAAGAAGAACGGTTATTTTGACTATCGCCGTAATGAACAGAGCAAGTACTGGATGTACGAAACGATCAATGAACAGCTCCGTGATAGCTTCTATCACAATCCTCGGATTGAAGCGATGCTTCAGGAGAAGGAACAACAAGTGCTGCAGGGAAATCTTACTTCGTTTATCGCTGCTAAGAGCCTGCTGGATACCTATTTTGACGAATTAAAACGATGATAAAGCAGAAACAGTGATGGATTAGAAAAACGACCGAACATTTACCCCCGATAACTATACCCTAATTAATAACCAATTGTTAACTTTAACACCTGATGAACAAAACCTTATTAACCGGGCTTTTGTGTTGTAGTTTGTCAATACAGAGCTTTGCAGACCAACCGTTAGAAGGATTCACCTATGGTTCGGTGAATGCTCCTACAGGAAAAG
This sequence is a window from Bacteroides thetaiotaomicron VPI-5482. Protein-coding genes within it:
- the meaB gene encoding methylmalonyl Co-A mutase-associated GTPase MeaB — its product is MEHPENNEEYKGLVVNKGIEQPSSVNPYLKRKPKKRQLSVAEFVEGIVKGDVTILSQAVTLVESVKPEHQAVAQEVIEKCLPYSGNSIRVGISGVPGAGKSTSIDVFGLHVLEKGGKLAVLAIDPSSERSKGSILGDKTRMEQLSVHPQSFIRPSPSAGSLGGVARKTRETIVLCEAAGFDKIFVETVGVGQSETAVHSMVDFFLLIQLAGTGDELQGIKRGIMEMADGIVINKADGDNLEPAKLAASQFRNALHLFPAPESGWIPKVLTYSGFYNIGVKEIWDMVYEYIDFVKKNGYFDYRRNEQSKYWMYETINEQLRDSFYHNPRIEAMLQEKEQQVLQGNLTSFIAAKSLLDTYFDELKR
- a CDS encoding DUF1573 domain-containing protein gives rise to the protein MKRTLLLIFTLLTVTLAAVAQPRISSNKETHNFGQIEWKKPVTVEYTITNTGNEPLVLTNVTTSCACAVADWTKEPIAPGAKGTVKASFDAKALGRFDKSIGIYSNATPNLVYLKFTGEVVQEIKDYSKLLPYAIGNIRIDRDEFSFPDVYRGQQPSMTFSIANLSDRPYEPVLMHLPPYLKMEAEPKVLLKGKKGTIKLTLDASQLQDFGLTQTSVYLSRFSGDKVSEDNEIPVSAILLPDFSRMTEKDSLNAPSIHISETNIDLSIPLIKKNKVSHDILIANAGKTPLVISKLQVFNSSVGVRLKKTVIPPDGMTKLKVTIHKRDVGNKKHHLRILMITNDPLRPKVEINIKR